The Fervidibacillus albus genome contains a region encoding:
- the prfA gene encoding peptide chain release factor 1, which produces MFDRLQAVEDRYEKLNELLSDPDVVSDPKKLREYSKEQSDIEETVQTYREYKTVKKEWQDAKQLLEEKLEPDMREMVKEEVEDLGERIEQLEERLKILLIPKDPNDDKNVIMEIRGAAGGEEAALFAGDLFRMYSKYAESEGWKIDVIEANPTGLGGYKEIIFMINGKGAYSKLKFENGAHRVQRVPETESGGRIHTSTATVACLPEAEEVEVEVNEKDIRVDTFASSGPGGQSVNTTMSAVRLTHIPTGIVVSCQDEKSQIKNKEKAMKVLRARIYDKYQQEAQAEYDATRKSAVGTGDRSERIRTYNFPQNRVTDHRIGLTIQKLDQILEGKLTEIIDALILNEQATILENEKE; this is translated from the coding sequence GACCGTTATGAAAAATTAAACGAATTACTCAGTGATCCGGACGTCGTTAGCGATCCGAAAAAACTGAGGGAATATTCAAAGGAACAATCGGATATTGAAGAGACCGTTCAAACATATCGGGAATATAAAACGGTGAAGAAGGAATGGCAAGACGCAAAACAGCTGCTAGAAGAAAAATTGGAGCCGGATATGCGAGAAATGGTGAAGGAAGAAGTAGAGGATCTGGGCGAGCGAATCGAACAGTTGGAAGAAAGGTTGAAAATTTTATTGATTCCTAAAGACCCGAACGATGATAAAAACGTCATTATGGAAATTCGTGGTGCAGCTGGAGGAGAAGAAGCAGCCCTTTTTGCAGGTGATTTATTTCGCATGTATAGTAAGTACGCCGAATCGGAAGGGTGGAAAATCGACGTCATCGAAGCCAATCCGACAGGTCTTGGTGGTTACAAAGAAATTATTTTTATGATCAACGGGAAAGGTGCGTATTCGAAATTGAAATTTGAAAACGGCGCCCATCGTGTTCAACGGGTGCCGGAGACGGAATCGGGCGGCCGTATTCATACGTCGACCGCTACGGTTGCATGTTTACCAGAAGCGGAAGAAGTGGAAGTTGAAGTAAACGAAAAAGATATTCGTGTAGATACGTTCGCATCGAGCGGACCGGGGGGACAAAGCGTCAATACGACGATGTCCGCTGTACGTTTAACCCATATTCCGACGGGGATCGTTGTATCATGCCAAGATGAAAAGTCGCAAATTAAAAATAAGGAAAAGGCGATGAAAGTGTTACGGGCTCGGATATACGATAAATACCAGCAGGAGGCACAGGCTGAATACGATGCTACTCGAAAATCTGCGGTCGGAACCGGTGACCGATCGGAACGAATCCGAACGTATAATTTCCCGCAAAACCGAGTGACCGATCATCGCATTGGCTTGACGATTCAGAAGCTCGATCAAATATTGGAAGGAAAAT